From the Moraxella sp. FZFQ2102 genome, the window GAGCTTGCGGTTGAAAATCGTGATAATTTCTTGGCGGCAGGCGGTAAATCTTATGCTTATATTCCTGCTTTAAACACCGATCCATTACACATTGAGATGATGGCAGATATTGTGAAGAAATATTTGTAGGTTGGCGAGGTGATTTGATAACGGTTTTTTGGTCTTAAGTTATCATTGATAATATTAAAGGGGCTGTACTAGATAAACCCCTAAACCCCACACCATTTTCTTAACAATCTTAATTGATTGGATGGTGTGCCATAGTTAAATCTAAACTCGCATTCTTTGATAAATAAATGAAAATGCTTTTTGTCAATACCGTTATATTTTCTTAGAATGCGTTTGGATTGCGACCAAAAGTTTTCAATGCCGTTAATGTGATTATGATTGTTTGCAAATTCTTTGGAATGATTAATTCTAAAGTGTTTAAAATCACTCACATCTAAAGCATTATAACTTCGATAGCTATCTGTATAAACCACGCTATCAGGTTTGATTTTACTGGCAATAATAGGCATTAATGTCTTAGCTTTGGTATCTTTAACACAGGCAGTATAAACCTTACCATTGCGTTTTAAAAGACCAAATACGGCAACTTTGCCAGCAGCACCCCGTCCACGCTTGCCTTTACGAATGCCACCGAAATAGCTTTCATCCAATTCTACTTCACCGTCAAATAATTCACAAGCTTCAAGGTTTAAGCGATATTCAATCACCAAGCGAATTTTATGATAAAACAAAGCAGCTGAATTATGATGTATCTCTAACAAATCAGCAGCTGATCTTGCGGTGACTTCAAGCACAAAAAATTCAAGCAGTTTAACTTGAACTTTTTTACTTAATTTACAACGGGTTATCTTCATAAAACTAGTATAGCATTATTGCTAATCTAGTACAGCCCCATATTAAATCATTATATCAATCAGCACCAAACATAAAAAAAGCACCTGCCAAAAACAGGTGCTTTTTGCTATTAAGCTTTAGGGTTATTTCAACAGTTCCAAAGCTTGGTTTAGCGTTGCGCTTGGGCGCATTGCTGCTGATGCTTTTGCGAAATCTGGTGCATAGTAGCCGCCGATGTCGGTTGCTGCACCTTGTACTTGGTTCAGCTCTTCGACGATTTTCGCTTCGTTCGCAGTTAGAGCTTCAGCCACTGGTGCAAACTTAGCAGCGATGTCTGCATCTTTGGTTTGTGCTGCTAGTGCTTGCGCCCACCACATCGCTAGGTAGAAGTGGCTGCCGCGGTTGTCAAGCTCGCCGACTTTGCGTTTTGGTGATTTGTCTTCTAGCAGCAGTTTCTCTGTTGCGGTGTCTAGGGTCTCAGCTAGAATTTGCGCTTTGGTATTGCCAGTGGTTTGTGCTAAATGCTCAAACGATACCGCCAGTGCCAAGAACTCGCCTAGGCTGTCCCAACGCAGATGGTTCTCTTCGTTGAACTGCTGAACATGCTTCGGTGCAGAACCGCCAGCACCAGTTTCGAACATACCACCACCATTCATCAGTGGGACGATTGATAGCATCTTGGCAGAAGTACCAAGCTCTAGGATTGGGAATAGGTCAGTTAGGTAGTCACGCAGTACATTACCAGTCACAGAGATGGTGTTTTCACCATTTTTTAGGCGAGCCAATGAGAACTTGGTCGCTTCTACTGGTGATAGAATACGGATATCCAGACCATTGGTGTCTAGCTCATCCAGATATACTTTGACTTTAGCGATTAGGCTTGCGTCATGTGGACGGCGCTCATCCAGCCAGAATACCGCTGGGGTATTGCTTAGGCGCGCACGGTTCACAGCCAGTTTCACCCAGTCTTTGATCGGTGCATCTTTGGTTTGGCACATACGCCAGATGTCACCTGCTTCTACATCATGGCTCATCAGCAGCTGACCTGCTTGATTGAACACTTCTACTTTGCCATCGGCTTTGATTTCAAAGGTCTTGTCATGTGAGCCGTATTCTTCAGCTTTTTGAGCCATCAAGCCGACATTCGGTACAGATCCCATGGTGGTTGGGTCAAATGCGCCATTTTCACGGCAGAAATCGATGACCGCTTGATAAACGCCCGCATAGCTGCTGTCAGGAATCACTGCTTTGGTGTCTTGGGCTTTGCCTTCTTTATCCCACATACGGCCTGAGTTACGAATCATGGCAGGCATTGATGCATCGACGATGACATCGCTTGGTACATGTAGGTTTGTGATGCCTTTATCGCTATCGACCATCGCTAGGCTTGGGTTGGCAGCATATGCATCATTGATGGCTTTTTCGATGCCTGCGCGAGTGGCGGCATCTAGCTTGTCTAGGTTGGCAAGTAGATTGCCAAAGCCGTTATTCACATCGACGCCAGCTGCTGCCAGTGCATCGCCATATTGTGCGAATACTGGTGCAAAGAATGCTTTAACTGCATGGCCGAAGATGATTGGGTCGGAGACTTTCATCATCGTCGCTTTCATGTGCAGTGAGAACAGTACGCCTTGTTCTTTGGCATCTTTGATTTGTGCTTCTAGGAATGACACCAAGGCTTTTTTGCTCATCACGGTCGCGTCGATGATTTCGCCTGCTTTTAGTACTACTGGCTCGCGCAGATCAGTTTTGTTGCCTGCTTTGTCGGTGAAGACGATTGAGACGCTGTCAGCTGCTTCGGTGGTGTAAGATTGCTCATTGTGGAAGAAGTCGCCGTGTGTCATGGTGGCGACATGCGATTTGCTGTCTTTGCCCCATGCGCCCATGCTGTGCGGGTATTTTTTGGCGAAGTTTTTCACCGCATTTGGTGCGCGGCGGTCTGAGTTACCTTCACGAAGTACTGGGTTTACCGCTGAGCCTTTGATCTTGTCGTAGCGTTTTTGGATGGCTTTTTCTTCGTCGGTTTGCGGGTTGGTTGGATAATCAGGTAGAGCGTAGCCGCGTGCTTGAAGTTCTTTGATCGCCGCGACCAATTGCGGTACAGAAGCAGAGATGTTCGGTAGTTTGATGATGTTCGCTTCAGGCTTAGTAACCAGTACAGCAAGCTCAGCCAGAGCGTCAGGAATGCGTTGTTCTTCGGTTAGGTATTCTGGGAAAGTGGCTAGAATGCGTCCTGCAAGAGAGATGTCACTGGTTACAAATTCAATGTTGGCAGTGTTGCCAAAGGCTTGGATGATTGGAAGTAGAGAATAAGTTGCTAATGCTGGGGCTTCGTCAGTGTGGGTATAGACGATGGTAGATTTACTCATACGAGCTCCTTTATCGTTGATTTTAGTTGTTCAAAGTCTTAAACGCGGCGTATTATGCCACATTTTCCCTGTTTTGCCTACTTTTCGCAGTGATTTTCATCAAAGGTGCTATGATCGACAAACACTTCATCATGCATAATGTCAAAAAATTGACTGATCAGTACATAGTACTCATTGTAAAATGTACTGTACTATGTTTCATTGCCAAAAACAAGCGTTTACTGGACGGTTTGATACTTGGTTTTTATGATGATTTTTTCATTTCCATTTTTTAAATAAATAATGTTAGAAGATAATGATTTAATTGATTAAATTTTGAACAAATATGAGATTTTGATGATGATTTTGAATAATTTAGATAAAGAATTTACCTTATAAAACCTGTATAATAAAACCAACGCGCTGACAAGCACGCACACAAGCACAAGTGTGCGAAGTTGGCTTGGCTTATGCTATAATAGGGCAAATTTTAGTCGATTTAAAAGTGCAACAGATGAAAATTTTGGGTTTAGAGACTTCCTGTGATGAGACGGGGCTTGCTATTTATGATGACGCGCTGAACGATGGTAAGGGCGGTGTGCTGGCGCAGGTGCTGTACAGTCAGATTGAGTTGCACGCCACTTATGGCGGTGTCGTGCCTGAGCTTGCCAGTCGCGATCATATTCGTAAGCTTGTTCCTTTGTTTAATGAATTATTAACTAAAGCTAATATCAAAAAAAGCGACATTGATGCAGTGGCTTATACCAAAGGGCCGGGGCTGATTGGGGCATTGATGACGGGCGCGCTGTTTGGGCGGACGCTTGCTTTCGGGCTTGGCGTGCCTGCGATCGGTGTGCATCATATGGAAGGACATCTGCTTGCGCCTGTGATGACGGGCGATGGCGTGGCATTTCCGTTCGTGTGCCTACTGGTGTCGGGCGGTCATACGATGCTGGTGCGCGCTGATGGTGTGGGTGACTATACTGTGCTTGGCGAGTCGATCGACGATGCGGCGGGTGAATGCTTTGATAAAGCTGCCAAGATGCTGAACTTACCTTATCCTGGTGGCCCGAATGTCGCCAAGCTTGCCGAAACGGGCAACCGCCACGCTTATGAGCTGCCGCGTCCAATGCTGCATAAGGGGCTGGATTTTTCGTTCAGTGGTATGAAGACCGCGGTGCATAATCTGATCAAAGATACGCCCAATGCCGACAGCGATCCTGTGGTGCGTGCTGATATCGCAGCAAGCTTTGAGTATGCGGTGGTTGATACCTTGGTCAAAAAATGCGTCAAAGCACTCAAAGAAACTGGACTGACACGACTGGTCATCGCAGGTGGTGTGTCTGCCAATCGCTCACTTCGCCAAAGCCTAGAGCATGAACTGAACAAAATCAATGCCGTCGTACACTATGCACCACCTGAGCTGTGTACCGACAATGGTGCAATGATTGCCTATGCTGGCTACTGTCGCCTAAAGGCAGGGCAGTCCGATGGCTTGTCAGTGGCGTGCGTCCCACGATGGGATATGCAAAGCCTAAAAATCGCTTAACTGTCATCATTGTTCAATAAATTTACATAATCAGCTCATGACCACACCTGCCACTGTCTTACCGTTTACCACAGCTGATTATCCAGCATGGCATAAAGGTCGGCAGCGTTATGGCGTGTGGTATATCCCGATTGATGATGCGGTAGTGGCTGACTATTGTTGTCAGCTTCGAGTTGAGATTCATGAATTATTGGCAGAAGATTATCGCCGTCAGTGGCATATTACCCTGTTTGTCAATGGCTTTTATGTGGATGACTGCCAGTATGATGATGACTTTGATGATGATATTTTATCCAAGCAAATCAATGCGTTGGAACAATTATCATTATCCAACTTCCATCTGACGACACAGGCTTTGGGCAGCTTTATCAATTGTGCGCATTTGGGCATTGCACCGCATCTTGAGTTGGTGCGCATTCGCCAAAGTCTTGGCAGTCATCATCGAGAAATCGCACCACAAGCTTATACACCGCACATCACCTTGGGGCTATATCGCAAAGCATTTGATTATGATCGTGTGATAAATCGCTTGATGGGCGTGACAACAAGATCTCTATGCCTGCCTGTCAATCGGCTGATTTTTGCGACTTTTGATGCCAATGATTTACAAGGTAAACTGTACAATCAGTATGAAATCACATTAAAATAAAAAGGATGTCGCATGATTTATTTTACCCTAGGTGGGGCAAGGTCAGGCAAATCTCGTCATGCCGAACAGCTTGCCAAAGATTATGAACAACAAGGCAAACGCATCATCTATGTGGCGACGGCAGGGCGTTTTGATGATGAAATGGTCAAGCGTATCGAACATCACAAGCAGAGCAGACCGACACATTGGCACACGATAGAAGAGCAATACGATTTAGCCAAAATTTTTGCTCAATATAACGATGAGCAAACGGTGATTTTGGTGGATTGTTTAACGCTGTGGCTGTCAAATTTATTATGCCAAGAAGATGGGCAATTTCAAACCTATAAAAATGAATTTTTAAATGAGCTTCAAACCAGCAAAGCCACCGTGATTTTGGTAAGTAATGAAACAGGACTTGGCGTTGTGCCTATGGGTGAGCTGACACGACGATTTGTGGATGAAAGCGGCTTTTTGCATCAAACCATCGCTCAAATGGCAGATAAAGTGGTGTTTTGTGTGGCGGGGTTGCCGATGGTGTTAAAAGATAATTAACCGCCAATCCAAACTCGGTCTTTTTGAATGATATAGTAAAATTGTACATCATCAGTTGGGTTCTTGATTTCATGGGTTCTGATTGCGGTATTTTGAATATGTTCAAACCATTTTTTGAGCTTTTGATATTCTTTGGGATTATTTTCATCAGCATAAAGTGTTAAATAAGTATTTTCTATCGCATCAATTTCTAGTGCTTCTTGCCAATTTA encodes:
- the cobU gene encoding bifunctional adenosylcobinamide kinase/adenosylcobinamide-phosphate guanylyltransferase, with product MIYFTLGGARSGKSRHAEQLAKDYEQQGKRIIYVATAGRFDDEMVKRIEHHKQSRPTHWHTIEEQYDLAKIFAQYNDEQTVILVDCLTLWLSNLLCQEDGQFQTYKNEFLNELQTSKATVILVSNETGLGVVPMGELTRRFVDESGFLHQTIAQMADKVVFCVAGLPMVLKDN
- a CDS encoding IS1595-like element ISEc69 family transposase produces the protein MKITRCKLSKKVQVKLLEFFVLEVTARSAADLLEIHHNSAALFYHKIRLVIEYRLNLEACELFDGEVELDESYFGGIRKGKRGRGAAGKVAVFGLLKRNGKVYTACVKDTKAKTLMPIIASKIKPDSVVYTDSYRSYNALDVSDFKHFRINHSKEFANNHNHINGIENFWSQSKRILRKYNGIDKKHFHLFIKECEFRFNYGTPSNQLRLLRKWCGV
- a CDS encoding 2'-5' RNA ligase family protein, whose translation is MTTPATVLPFTTADYPAWHKGRQRYGVWYIPIDDAVVADYCCQLRVEIHELLAEDYRRQWHITLFVNGFYVDDCQYDDDFDDDILSKQINALEQLSLSNFHLTTQALGSFINCAHLGIAPHLELVRIRQSLGSHHREIAPQAYTPHITLGLYRKAFDYDRVINRLMGVTTRSLCLPVNRLIFATFDANDLQGKLYNQYEITLK
- the tsaD gene encoding tRNA (adenosine(37)-N6)-threonylcarbamoyltransferase complex transferase subunit TsaD — protein: MKILGLETSCDETGLAIYDDALNDGKGGVLAQVLYSQIELHATYGGVVPELASRDHIRKLVPLFNELLTKANIKKSDIDAVAYTKGPGLIGALMTGALFGRTLAFGLGVPAIGVHHMEGHLLAPVMTGDGVAFPFVCLLVSGGHTMLVRADGVGDYTVLGESIDDAAGECFDKAAKMLNLPYPGGPNVAKLAETGNRHAYELPRPMLHKGLDFSFSGMKTAVHNLIKDTPNADSDPVVRADIAASFEYAVVDTLVKKCVKALKETGLTRLVIAGGVSANRSLRQSLEHELNKINAVVHYAPPELCTDNGAMIAYAGYCRLKAGQSDGLSVACVPRWDMQSLKIA
- a CDS encoding NADP-dependent isocitrate dehydrogenase, whose protein sequence is MSKSTIVYTHTDEAPALATYSLLPIIQAFGNTANIEFVTSDISLAGRILATFPEYLTEEQRIPDALAELAVLVTKPEANIIKLPNISASVPQLVAAIKELQARGYALPDYPTNPQTDEEKAIQKRYDKIKGSAVNPVLREGNSDRRAPNAVKNFAKKYPHSMGAWGKDSKSHVATMTHGDFFHNEQSYTTEAADSVSIVFTDKAGNKTDLREPVVLKAGEIIDATVMSKKALVSFLEAQIKDAKEQGVLFSLHMKATMMKVSDPIIFGHAVKAFFAPVFAQYGDALAAAGVDVNNGFGNLLANLDKLDAATRAGIEKAINDAYAANPSLAMVDSDKGITNLHVPSDVIVDASMPAMIRNSGRMWDKEGKAQDTKAVIPDSSYAGVYQAVIDFCRENGAFDPTTMGSVPNVGLMAQKAEEYGSHDKTFEIKADGKVEVFNQAGQLLMSHDVEAGDIWRMCQTKDAPIKDWVKLAVNRARLSNTPAVFWLDERRPHDASLIAKVKVYLDELDTNGLDIRILSPVEATKFSLARLKNGENTISVTGNVLRDYLTDLFPILELGTSAKMLSIVPLMNGGGMFETGAGGSAPKHVQQFNEENHLRWDSLGEFLALAVSFEHLAQTTGNTKAQILAETLDTATEKLLLEDKSPKRKVGELDNRGSHFYLAMWWAQALAAQTKDADIAAKFAPVAEALTANEAKIVEELNQVQGAATDIGGYYAPDFAKASAAMRPSATLNQALELLK